One window of Micropterus dolomieu isolate WLL.071019.BEF.003 ecotype Adirondacks linkage group LG13, ASM2129224v1, whole genome shotgun sequence genomic DNA carries:
- the dusp4 gene encoding dual specificity protein phosphatase 4: MVDLGEMDCPVLKRLLKDDSAKCLLLDCRSFLAFSAGHIRGAVNARCNTIVRRRAKGSVLSLDQILAGEEEVRVRVRSGMYSAAVLYDERTQDSDAVNEDSTLTVVLNALCRDSSGTRIYLLKGGYDRFFTEYPEYCLKTKSLPSLTSQSSIDSACSSCGTPHHDQGGPVEILPFLYLGSALHASKKEVLDAIGISALLNVSADCPNHFEGAYQYKCIPVEDNHKEDISCWFLEAIEFIDSVRDSSGRVLVHCQAGISRSATICLAYLMKRKRVRLDEAFEFVRRRRSIISPNFSFMGQLLQFESQLLATSCAAEAAATASPLLGPKSSTTTTSTTATPTSPFIFNFPVSVVNPAYLHHSQITTSPGC; this comes from the exons ATGGTGGACCTGGGCGAGATGGACTGCCCGGTGCTGAAGCGGCTCCTGAAGGACGACAGCGCCAAGTGCCTGCTGCTGGACTGCCGCTCCTTCCTCGCCTTCAGCGCGGGGCACATACGCGGTGCCGTCAACGCCCGCTGCAACACTATCGTCCGCCGCAGGGCCAAGGGCTCCGTGCTGAGCCTGGACCAGATACTGGCCGGGGAGGAGGAGGTCCGAGTCCGCGTCCGCTCCGGGATGTACTCCGCCGCGGTGCTGTACGATGAGAGGACGCAGGACTCCGACGCGGTGAATGAGGACAGCACTCTGACTGTGGTGCTCAACGCGCTGTGCAGGGACTCCTCCGGCACACGCATATACCTACTCAAAG GTGGATACGACAGGTTTTTCACAGAGTACCCAGAGTATTGTTTAAAGACCAAATCCTTACCGTCCCTCACCAGCCAGTCCAGTATCGACTCTGCTTGCTCGTCTTGTGGGACACCACACCATGACCAG GGTGGCCCAGTTGAGATCCTCCCATTCCTCTACCTTGGCAGCGCCCTCCACGCCTCAAAGAAAGAGGTCTTGGACGCCATAGGAATCTCCGCCTTGCTGAATGTGTCCGCCGACTGTCCCAACCACTTCGAGGGGGCGTACCAGTACAAATGTATTCCTGTGGAGGACAACCATAAAGAAGACATCAGCTGCTGGTTCCTGGAGGCTATTGAGTTCATAG ATTCAGTACGGGACTCCAGTGGGCGAGTGCTGGTCCACTGTCAAGCAGGCATCTCCCGCTCCGCCACCATCTGCCTGGCCTACCTGATGAAGAGGAAGCGGGTGCGTCTCGACGAAGCCTTCGAGTTTGTGCGCCGGCGTCGCAGCATCATCTCCCCTAATTTCAGCTTCATGGGGCAGCTGCTGCAGTTCGAGTCGCAGCTCCTCGCCACCTCGTGTGCCGCCGAAGCGGCGGCCACGGCGAGCCCGCTGCTCGGGCCCAAGTCCTCAACGACAACCACCTCGACAACAGCCACGCCCACCTCGCCGTTCATTTTCAACTTCCCGGTTTCAGTGGTGAACCCCGCCTACCTGCACCACAGCCAGATCACGACCTCCCCCGGTTGCTGA